One genomic segment of Methanolinea mesophila includes these proteins:
- a CDS encoding ketopantoate reductase family protein yields MSQAGPVILILGAGAVGLSLAGKLAGVATVYTACRPRHAEAIRQRGLEMRGIWGEGTVAGISCIAGPGGAPDSPDYVFITAKGTDTLEICEEYAGVIRDRPVVSLQNGIGNEEIISSYSALVIGGTITTNFAIEGPGSVRVLRESGPVALGIWSGEPEHAVLDRLIALLGSAGVPVAASPDIRAGKWTKALLNIAVNPLTALLGEPVGAVENAYLREIVTGLIEETFAVMDAEEVHLSWKTAGEYLDYLYSVQIPDFAPVHTSMYFDLREGKRTEIELLNGYVARLGTRHSVPTPYNRCIADLIRSREPE; encoded by the coding sequence ATGTCACAGGCTGGCCCGGTTATCCTGATCCTCGGCGCAGGCGCGGTCGGACTCTCCCTCGCCGGTAAGCTCGCGGGTGTCGCGACCGTTTACACGGCATGCCGTCCACGCCACGCCGAGGCAATCAGGCAACGGGGACTTGAAATGCGCGGGATTTGGGGCGAGGGAACGGTCGCCGGCATCTCCTGCATCGCGGGGCCGGGAGGTGCTCCGGACTCTCCCGATTATGTGTTCATCACCGCCAAGGGGACCGATACCCTTGAGATTTGTGAAGAATATGCCGGTGTAATCCGGGACCGGCCGGTGGTAAGCCTCCAGAACGGCATCGGAAACGAAGAGATCATCTCTTCCTATTCAGCCCTCGTTATCGGGGGGACCATCACCACCAACTTTGCAATCGAAGGGCCCGGGTCGGTAAGGGTCCTTCGGGAGAGCGGGCCGGTGGCGCTCGGGATCTGGTCGGGTGAACCGGAACATGCGGTACTTGACCGCCTGATCGCGTTGCTGGGATCCGCCGGAGTGCCCGTAGCCGCATCTCCCGACATCAGGGCGGGTAAATGGACGAAGGCCCTCCTGAATATTGCGGTCAACCCGCTCACGGCCCTCCTTGGCGAACCGGTCGGGGCGGTTGAGAATGCGTATCTCAGGGAGATAGTCACCGGCCTGATCGAGGAGACGTTCGCGGTCATGGACGCCGAGGAGGTCCACCTCTCGTGGAAGACCGCCGGGGAATACCTGGATTACCTCTATTCCGTGCAGATTCCCGATTTCGCCCCGGTGCATACTTCGATGTACTTCGACCTCCGTGAAGGCAAACGAACCGAGATCGAACTCCTCAACGGGTACGTCGCCCGCCTCGGGACACGTCATTCCGTCCCGACCCCTTATAACCGGTGCATCGCAGACCTTATACGATCGAGAGAGCCGGAATAA
- a CDS encoding GyrI-like domain-containing protein yields the protein MSESGEISLVEVPPVLVAGIRRKGSYQEIPVMIGELAEFIVRREIGPSGPPIYLWHEKSVEDAYRADASGDADIEVAFPVTGRTRPEGDIVTYELPGGLMARVLHKGPYQECTGTYEKLFAWLESEGRKIKGPIREIYLNDPREVRPDEILTEILAPVG from the coding sequence ATGTCGGAATCAGGAGAGATCAGCCTGGTGGAAGTGCCGCCGGTCCTCGTGGCCGGGATACGGCGGAAAGGCTCTTACCAAGAGATCCCCGTCATGATCGGGGAGCTTGCGGAATTCATCGTCAGACGCGAGATCGGGCCCTCGGGCCCCCCGATCTACCTGTGGCACGAAAAGTCCGTTGAGGATGCATACCGGGCCGATGCATCGGGGGACGCCGATATCGAGGTCGCGTTCCCGGTGACCGGCCGGACCAGACCTGAGGGGGATATCGTCACGTACGAGCTCCCGGGAGGATTGATGGCCAGGGTGCTCCACAAGGGGCCATACCAGGAATGCACCGGGACCTACGAGAAGCTCTTCGCGTGGCTGGAATCTGAAGGCAGAAAGATCAAAGGGCCGATCCGTGAGATCTACCTCAACGATCCCCGGGAAGTGCGGCCGGACGAGATCCTCACCGAAATACTGGCTCCGGTGGGATAG
- a CDS encoding SdrD B-like domain-containing protein, giving the protein MRDGQVAVSEVVGTILIIVLVIAVAIIMASQFLGFFNLLGKSAYIAPEIKVVNVSGVQAISLYSRGGDVASVNASAQAAYRLGLYVDTPERSDMVKYDPSLTYFGPGDTLYIYRTPAGYYATGDLTGITGTLPLPGGPLSLRLVDETAHILIANEGIGGTGTGTGTVTGTTTATTTVTTTATTMVTTSPTPTQPSECGSVSGMKYNDLNGNGVRDPNEPGLSGWEIKCYNKPGGSWVLSQTTTTNGNGDFVFNGLKFSPAEQYRIVETQRNGWKPTNPSSGEYDNVILNPSHCYATGINFGNQVIA; this is encoded by the coding sequence ATGAGGGACGGGCAGGTTGCAGTGAGCGAGGTTGTAGGGACCATCCTGATCATCGTGCTGGTGATCGCGGTGGCGATCATTATGGCTTCGCAGTTCCTGGGTTTTTTCAATCTCCTCGGGAAATCTGCATATATCGCACCTGAGATCAAGGTGGTGAACGTTTCCGGAGTTCAGGCGATCAGCCTCTATAGCAGGGGAGGTGATGTGGCCTCGGTGAATGCCTCCGCACAGGCCGCCTACAGGCTGGGCCTCTACGTCGACACGCCGGAACGTTCGGATATGGTGAAATATGATCCATCGCTGACATACTTTGGTCCGGGCGATACCCTCTACATCTACCGCACCCCGGCAGGATACTATGCAACCGGGGACCTGACCGGAATAACCGGCACGCTTCCGCTTCCCGGGGGGCCGTTAAGCCTTCGCCTGGTCGACGAGACTGCACATATCCTCATCGCCAACGAGGGGATCGGGGGGACTGGAACGGGAACAGGTACCGTGACCGGAACGACTACGGCAACGACGACGGTGACCACCACAGCGACGACCATGGTTACCACTTCACCTACGCCTACACAGCCATCAGAATGCGGTTCAGTATCAGGTATGAAATATAATGATCTCAATGGGAATGGAGTTAGAGATCCAAATGAGCCTGGATTGAGTGGATGGGAAATAAAATGTTACAACAAACCTGGCGGGTCCTGGGTTTTATCACAGACTACTACCACAAACGGAAACGGGGACTTTGTATTTAACGGACTGAAATTCTCTCCGGCCGAACAATACAGGATTGTAGAAACCCAACGAAATGGATGGAAGCCAACTAATCCTTCTTCTGGAGAATATGACAATGTCATTTTGAACCCATCCCACTGCTATGCAACCGGGATAAATTTTGGAAATCAAGTGATTGCATAA